The Sorangiineae bacterium MSr11367 genome window below encodes:
- a CDS encoding TetR/AcrR family transcriptional regulator: protein MRYPAGHREHSRERIIEAAASLFRSRGITNTGIDAVMSAVGLTAGGFYAHFKSKQHLIGEVVKKAFVDGQARLHCADEDRRAWMEAVLRRYISRSHRDHPDQGCPMVTMLSELPHAHEVVQPIIKDEVEKYAGLFEKRLGEGPEGAPTARQRALGAIALMVGAVSVARVLRGSKLSDEVLAAARAVGLSLVQPETNET, encoded by the coding sequence GTGCGGTATCCAGCAGGGCATCGGGAGCATTCGCGGGAGCGGATCATCGAGGCGGCGGCGAGCCTCTTTCGGTCGCGGGGCATCACCAACACGGGCATCGATGCGGTGATGTCCGCGGTGGGCCTCACCGCGGGCGGATTTTATGCGCACTTCAAGTCGAAGCAGCACCTGATTGGCGAGGTGGTGAAGAAGGCCTTCGTCGACGGGCAGGCGCGGCTTCACTGCGCCGACGAAGATCGGCGCGCGTGGATGGAGGCGGTGCTTCGCCGCTACATCAGCCGCTCGCACCGCGACCATCCGGACCAAGGTTGTCCAATGGTGACGATGCTCAGCGAGCTGCCGCACGCGCACGAGGTCGTGCAGCCGATCATCAAGGACGAGGTCGAGAAGTACGCGGGCCTGTTCGAGAAGCGGCTCGGCGAAGGCCCCGAAGGCGCGCCGACGGCGCGGCAGCGTGCGCTCGGCGCCATCGCGCTCATGGTGGGCGCCGTGTCGGTGGCGCGTGTGCTTCGTGGAAGCAAATTGTCCGACGAGGTGCTCGCCGCGGCCCGCGCTGTCGGGCTGTCGCTCGTTCAGCCGGAGACCAACGAAACATGA